TACTAAACACCAACCTTTGTGGAGTGTGCGAGATTTAGGGGAACGTTATTATCAGCATTGTGCGGAATGGTTGGGGGATGATTTTAGTGCGATCGAGTTATTGTTGGATGAGAAAATTATTGCTGATAGTGTTAATAAAGGTTTAAAACATATTGTTTTAATCGCTACTAATCAACCGGAAACTGTTTCTTGGGGGTATCGGCGGGCGGATACTTTTTGGTTAGCTGAGTTGATGAAGAAAAAGATTACTTCGGTTTGGAAACAGGTAAAGGTTGATGTTTTAGCTTTGATGGTTAATGCTAATCATCGGGAGGCGATTCGGCAAGAGTTGGAAAGTATAATTTTACCAATTTCTTTGGAGTCAATGCAAGCGGAAGAACCGGAAGAATTTGTCTTATTGATTGAAAATAAAGGTGCGGTTCCGGCAATCGCAGAAGGTTTAGAAATTTGTGCTGCTGCTTTAGTGCGTCAATGCCAAGTTTTTAATATTAATCCCATTGAACCACAACCTAGTTTTTTACAAGAAGCTAACGGTTATTTTACGGCGCGAAAAGCTGAAGAGTACGAACTGATTCCGGTTAGCGAGTATTTTTGGCCTTTGGAAAGATTGCGGGTAATTTCTGCTTGGGAAAGGGGAGATTTTCAGGAGGCGAAACTTTGGTTACAAGCTCATCAAACTCGGCATAAAACTTTGTACCAATTGGCGGGATATTTGGCTTTATCTACTAATTGGGAAATTGTTAAGTTGATTAACGACCAGAATTTTATTCGGGGTTGGTTACGTTCTAAAGCTTTAAGCAGTTTGGCGAGTGAGGCACAAGTTAATCGTTGGTATGAACAGACAATTAAGTTACAAAAAAATGACTTTGCTCAAGCTTGGGAAAGTGTTTTTTTAATGGAGTTAGCTTTGCAAAAGGAAAATTATACAGCGGCTTTTATGCAGTTTAGTCAAACTTTGGAAAGGTTGCTTTATTTACGTTGTCTGGAAGAAGATTGGATCGGGAAAGGATGGATTCAAATGGGAAGTGACCCAGACCCAAGTTTTAATAACTTAATATATGCTTGGTTACTGTTAAATCAGGTTTCTAAGTCTGATAATTTGTGGAAGTTATTTACTGCGATTCGCAAGAAACGTAATCGAATTATCCACAAAGCGGAACCTGTAACATTATTGGATTTAAGAGATATGTGGACAAGCAATAATTTTCCGGTGAAAATACCCTTTGATGCGGCACAAGTTTCCTTGTTAATGGGGGGAATTTTACAGCAAGTTTGTCGTTCCTCTTGGCAAATCCCTGAAACAACTTTATTGCGTTCTCTTTATCAATGGGGTTTAGAAGTTTTGCAAAGTGAAGTAGCTTTTAATCAGACATAAGTAGGATGACTGAAGTCACCACAACAAACCGTTTGTTGTAGCGACTTCAGTCGTACTCATAGGGTGTATCAGATTCTAAATTTCAGCAAAAAGATCAAAGGTTGTAGGGTGCGTCAGACCCTAAATCTGAATGACAAAATCAGGCTTTGAGCTTCTGACGCACCCTACTAATTGTGCTAAATTTCAGTTCAAACAATGAAATGGTGCGTTACGTTAGCACTTTTCTTGAATGCCGTAGGCTATACGCACCCTACAAATAGATATTGTCTGCTTCAAGTCCCCCTTATTAAGGGGGATTTAGGGGGATCTCCAATTAGTTGCATTCATTTTTGGATTAGTCCGCGTAGGCGGACTTGGTTTGTGTAGACGCGGTTGAAACCGCAGAGTTTTCTAAGATAATTGAGGCAAAATTATGTATTTCTCTTCTCGTAGTGCATTTGTGAGAAATGTTGCTGTGGCGATGATTAATGGTGCGGTGACTTTAGTGATTTTATTGATTGCGCCTTTAGGTTTAGCAACGGTAATTACTAATACTTTGTTAGTAGTAATCGGCAGTTTTATTACAGCGACGGTTGCGGATCGAGTGGTAAAATTTTTACAACCAAATACGATGGATGCGGAAGTTTTACCTCGTTCTCGTGGTGCTTCAATTCGTCAGCAAGAAAATCGGGATGATTTAGATAGAAGATAATGGCAACTCTTTACGTTTCTCGCCAGGGTTGTTATGTGATTTTAGACCAGGAAATGTTGGTAGTTAAGCAGGGGGAAACTGTATTTGGCGAGGTGCAGTTACCTTTGTTGGAACAAGTGTTAATTTTTGGGAAATCTCAGGTGACAACTCAGGCGATTCGAGCTTGTTTATGGCGGAATATTCCTATTGCTTATCTGTCGCGGATGGGTTATTGTTATGGGCGAATTTTGCCCATCGAACGAGGTTATCGTCAGCTGTCTCGCTACCAACAACAGTTGACTAATCTGGAACGTTTATTAGTGGCGCAAAAAATTGTTGAAGCGAAGTTGAAAAATTGTCGGGTGATTTTACAACGACAACAGCGACGACAAAGTTCTCCGACAGTTGGTTTTGCGGTGGAAAATTTAGAGTATTTAATTGGAAAGGCGGGAAATGCAGATACTATTGAGCGATTAATGGGTTTTGAAGGGGCGGGGGCGGCGCAGTATTTTTCGGCTTTTGGGGAGTGTATTAATAATAGTGAGTTTGTGTTTGCGGGGCGTTCTCGTCGTCCTCCAGGTAATCCCATTAATGCGATGTTA
This genomic interval from Phormidium ambiguum IAM M-71 contains the following:
- the csx18 gene encoding CRISPR-associated protein Csx18, which produces MYFSSRSAFVRNVAVAMINGAVTLVILLIAPLGLATVITNTLLVVIGSFITATVADRVVKFLQPNTMDAEVLPRSRGASIRQQENRDDLDRR
- the cas1 gene encoding CRISPR-associated endonuclease Cas1, with protein sequence MATLYVSRQGCYVILDQEMLVVKQGETVFGEVQLPLLEQVLIFGKSQVTTQAIRACLWRNIPIAYLSRMGYCYGRILPIERGYRQLSRYQQQLTNLERLLVAQKIVEAKLKNCRVILQRQQRRQSSPTVGFAVENLEYLIGKAGNADTIERLMGFEGAGAAQYFSAFGECINNSEFVFAGRSRRPPGNPINAMLSFGYQVVWNHLLSLIELQGLDPYSGCLHQGNERHAALASDLIEEFRAPLVDALVLYLVNRRMVSVNQDFVYHDGGCFLNDSGRGKFLQAFVQRMEERVESVTGEKQPKWDLLTQQVKFFKQFVYNSSLGYRPYQIR